A DNA window from Desulfomonilaceae bacterium contains the following coding sequences:
- a CDS encoding phenylacetate--CoA ligase, protein MFKKYWDEKFETMNEGAMKAFQLEKLKETVKWVYDRIPFYKKAFDDKGVKPSDLQSLEDMAKFPFTMKTDLRDNYPFGLCAVPMADVVRIHASSGTTGKPITGPYTAADLDQWTECMARGLWAQEVRPDSILQNAYGMGLFTGGLGFLQGAIRVGCAVVPSGAGMTERQIMLIQDFGTTALCCTPSYCLTIIEKAEKMGVDFKKTGLRTGHFGAEPWSVEMRSDIEGRGGIHAYEHYGLTELMGPGVSFTCEYYQIHVNEDHVYPEIVDPETLQPVPEGEEGELVFTALQRRAMPMIRYRTRDICSLRKEKCQCGRTLITMDKILGRSDDMMIISGVNVFPSQIETVLMEFAEVEPQYQIRLRKKGYIDHITVETELKKNIYDQGKDTMDNISKRISERIHQVIGINVPVAIVPADTIERSIGKAKRIIDER, encoded by the coding sequence ATGTTTAAGAAGTACTGGGATGAAAAGTTCGAAACCATGAACGAAGGAGCGATGAAAGCCTTTCAGTTGGAAAAACTGAAAGAGACGGTGAAGTGGGTTTATGATCGCATCCCGTTCTACAAGAAAGCCTTTGATGACAAGGGGGTCAAGCCTTCGGATCTTCAAAGTCTGGAGGACATGGCGAAGTTTCCTTTCACGATGAAAACGGATTTGCGTGACAACTATCCCTTCGGCCTGTGCGCAGTGCCAATGGCCGACGTAGTCAGGATACACGCTTCGTCCGGAACTACGGGCAAACCGATTACCGGCCCATACACGGCGGCGGACTTGGACCAATGGACTGAGTGCATGGCTAGAGGCCTTTGGGCTCAGGAAGTAAGGCCGGATAGTATTCTTCAAAACGCATATGGGATGGGACTCTTTACTGGGGGTTTGGGATTCCTGCAGGGAGCAATCAGGGTTGGTTGCGCCGTGGTACCTTCAGGCGCCGGCATGACAGAAAGACAGATCATGCTGATTCAGGATTTTGGCACTACGGCCCTTTGCTGTACTCCTTCTTACTGCCTCACTATAATAGAAAAGGCCGAGAAGATGGGTGTAGATTTCAAGAAAACGGGATTGAGGACTGGTCACTTCGGGGCGGAGCCGTGGAGCGTTGAGATGCGTAGTGACATAGAAGGTCGTGGCGGTATTCACGCTTATGAGCACTATGGTCTTACGGAATTGATGGGGCCTGGAGTCTCCTTCACTTGTGAGTACTACCAAATTCACGTCAATGAGGACCATGTCTACCCTGAAATTGTGGACCCGGAAACACTGCAGCCTGTGCCCGAAGGAGAAGAAGGCGAATTGGTATTTACAGCCTTGCAAAGAAGGGCAATGCCCATGATTCGCTATAGGACACGCGACATCTGTTCATTGAGAAAAGAAAAATGTCAGTGTGGGCGAACCCTCATTACAATGGATAAAATCCTCGGACGCTCTGACGACATGATGATCATAAGCGGTGTCAACGTTTTCCCGTCACAAATTGAAACGGTGCTCATGGAATTCGCTGAAGTAGAACCGCAATACCAGATCAGACTCCGCAAAAAAGGCTACATAGACCATATCACCGTAGAAACCGAATTGAAGAAGAACATATATGATCAGGGAAAAGACACGATGGACAACATCTCCAAACGGATTTCCGAGAGGATTCATCAGGTTATCGGAATAAACGTACCTGTAGCTATCGTGCCTGCTGATACTATTGAACGCAGCATTGG